From the genome of Candidatus Dormiibacterota bacterium, one region includes:
- a CDS encoding CBS domain-containing protein: MRIGELTRQEVLTADLAETLSQAASRMRYADISALPVVEAGRLVGIVTERDLARAAAEGVDPRTHTVAAFMSLGPFVVDPGEDSDDVVARMLELGVRHLPILEGEDLIGIVSMRDLLQLEALRPSGRPVFAQTK, encoded by the coding sequence ATGAGAATCGGTGAGCTCACACGACAAGAGGTCCTTACGGCCGACCTCGCCGAGACCTTGAGCCAGGCGGCGAGCCGGATGCGATACGCGGATATCAGCGCCCTGCCGGTCGTGGAAGCCGGTCGGCTGGTCGGCATCGTGACCGAGCGCGACCTGGCGCGGGCGGCTGCCGAGGGCGTGGATCCGCGGACCCACACGGTCGCGGCCTTCATGAGCCTTGGCCCATTCGTGGTCGATCCTGGTGAGGACTCAGACGATGTCGTGGCGCGCATGCTGGAGTTGGGCGTTCGCCACCTGCCGATCCTGGAAGGGGAGGACTTGATCGGTATCGTCTCGATGCGTGATCTCCTCCAGCTCGAGGCGCTGCGCCCGTCAGGCCGACCGGTATTCGCGCAGACCAAGTAA